In a genomic window of Epinephelus fuscoguttatus linkage group LG23, E.fuscoguttatus.final_Chr_v1:
- the LOC125883955 gene encoding oocyte zinc finger protein XlCOF8.4-like isoform X12, whose translation MSKVQMLRSLVKQRLTAAAEEIFGLFERTIAEYEEELCRSKEENERQRKLLDAVFNPQLRLHRADVQQLLVVKEEVPPEQQEWSSSVDQEDPEPPHIKEDQEDPEPPHIEEDQEDPEPSHIKEDQEDPEPPHIKEEQEDPEPPHIKEEQEDPEPPHIKEDQEDPEPPHIEEDQEDPEPSHIKEDQEDPEPPHIKEDQEDPEPPHIKEEQEDPEPPHIKEDQEDPEPPHIKEDQEDPEPPHIKEEQEELWISQEGEQLQGLEEDDIINFLFTPVPVKSEDDEEKPQSSQLHQRHTEHMEIEVEVEDWGVPEPDTHLQLKSDDKTGESSEPETDDSDECKETREPHSGLNSLKTDQVPVSDLIGGKKPFSCSECGKKFGRTGYLKEHMRTHTGEKPFSCSECGKRFSLSNTLKQHMRTHTGEKPFSCSECEKAFRCKSALKEHMNSHTGEKPYSCIDCGKRFGYRGAMKMHMTLHTGIKPVSCSECGKGFDHKGKLKTSSSCWW comes from the exons ATGTCTAAAGTCCAAATGCTGAGATCGTTGGTGAAGCAGCGACTAACTGCGGCTGCTGAAGAGATATTTGGGCTGTTTGAAAGAACGATAGCAGAGTACGAGGAGGAACTTTGTCGATCAAAAGAGGAGAACGAGCGACAACGGAAACTACTGGACGCTGTTTTCAACCCTCAGCTTCggttacacagagcag acgtccagcagctgttggtggttaaagaagaggttccccctgagcagcaggagtggagctccagtgtggaccaggaggacccagagcctccacacattaaagaggaccaggaggacccagagcctccacacattgaagaggaccaggaggacccagagccttcacacattaaagaggaccaggaggacccagagcctccacacattaaagaggaacaggaggacccagagcctccacacattaaagaggaacaggaggacccagagcctccacacattaaagaggaccaggaggacccagagcctccacacattgaagaggaccaggaggacccagagccttcacacattaaagaggaccaggaggacccagagcctccacacattaaagaggaccaggaggacccagagcctccacacattaaagaggaacaggaggacccagagcctccacacattaaagaggaccaggaggacccagagcctccacacattaaagaggaccaggaggacccagagcctccacacattaaagaggaacaggaggaactctggatcagtcaggagggagagcagcttcaagggctggaggaggatgaTATCATCAACTTCCTTttcactcctgtccctgtgaagagtgaagatgatgaagagaaacctcagtcctcacagcttcatcaaagacacactgaacatATGGAAATAGAAGTTGAAGTAGAGGACTGGGGAGTACCAGAACCAGATACACATCTACAACTTAAGTCTGATGACAAGACAGGAGAGTCTTCTGAacctgagactgatgacagCGATGAATGCAAAGAGACAAGAGAACCTCATTCAGGTTTAAACTCTCTTAAAACTGATCAAGTCCCTGTCAGTGACTTGATTGGTGGTaaaaaaccatttagctgctctgagtgtgggaaaaaatTTGGTCGAACTGGATATCTGAAGGAacacatgagaactcatacaggagagaaaccatttagctgctctgagtgtgggaaaagattttctCTCTCAAATACTCTGAAGCAacacatgagaactcatacaggagagaaaccatttagctgctccgAGTGTGAAAAAGCATTTAGATGCAAGTCAGCTCTGAAGGAACACATGAACTCCcacacaggagaaaaaccatACAGTTGCATTGattgtgggaaaagatttggttaCAGGGGAGCAATGAAGATGCACATGACATTGCATACAGGAATAAAACCAGtgagctgctctgagtgtgggaaaggATTTGACCACAAAGGAAAATTGAAG
- the LOC125883955 gene encoding oocyte zinc finger protein XlCOF8.4-like isoform X14: MSKVQMLRSLVKQRLTAADGEIFGLFERTIAEYEEELCRSKEENERQRKLLDAVFNPQLRLHRADVQQLLVVKEEVPPEQQEWSSSVDQEDPEPPHIKEDQEDPEPPHIEEDQEDPEPSHIKEDQEDPEPPHIKEEQEDPEPPHIKEEQEDPEPPHIKEDQEDPEPPHIEEDQEDPEPSHIKEDQEDPEPPHIKEDQEDPEPPHIKEEQEDPEPPHIKEDQEDPEPPHIKEDQEDPEPPHIKEEQEELWISQEGEQLQGLEEDDIINFLFTPVPVKSEDDEEKPQSSQLHQRHTEHMEIEVEVEDWGVPEPDTHLQLKSDDKTGESSEPETDDSDECKETREPHSGLNSLKTDQVPVSDLIGGKKPFSCSECGKKFGRTGYLKEHMRTHTGEKPFSCSECGKRFSLSNTLKQHMRTHTGEKPFSCSECEKAFRCKSALKEHMNSHTGEKPYSCIDCGKRFGYRGAMKMHMTLHTGIKPVSCSECGKGFDHKGKLKTSSSCWW; encoded by the exons ATGTCTAAAGTCCAAATGCTGAGATCGTTGGTGAAGCAGCGACTAACTGCGGCTGATGGAGAGATATTTGGGCTGTTTGAAAGAACGATAGCAGAGTACGAGGAGGAACTTTGTCGATCAAAAGAGGAGAACGAGCGACAACGGAAACTACTGGACGCTGTTTTCAACCCTCAGCTTCggttacacagagcag acgtccagcagctgttggtggttaaagaagaggttccccctgagcagcaggagtggagctccagtgtggaccaggaggacccagagcctccacacattaaagaggaccaggaggacccagagcctccacacattgaagaggaccaggaggacccagagccttcacacattaaagaggaccaggaggacccagagcctccacacattaaagaggaacaggaggacccagagcctccacacattaaagaggaacaggaggacccagagcctccacacattaaagaggaccaggaggacccagagcctccacacattgaagaggaccaggaggacccagagccttcacacattaaagaggaccaggaggacccagagcctccacacattaaagaggaccaggaggacccagagcctccacacattaaagaggaacaggaggacccagagcctccacacattaaagaggaccaggaggacccagagcctccacacattaaagaggaccaggaggacccagagcctccacacattaaagaggaacaggaggaactctggatcagtcaggagggagagcagcttcaagggctggaggaggatgaTATCATCAACTTCCTTttcactcctgtccctgtgaagagtgaagatgatgaagagaaacctcagtcctcacagcttcatcaaagacacactgaacatATGGAAATAGAAGTTGAAGTAGAGGACTGGGGAGTACCAGAACCAGATACACATCTACAACTTAAGTCTGATGACAAGACAGGAGAGTCTTCTGAacctgagactgatgacagCGATGAATGCAAAGAGACAAGAGAACCTCATTCAGGTTTAAACTCTCTTAAAACTGATCAAGTCCCTGTCAGTGACTTGATTGGTGGTaaaaaaccatttagctgctctgagtgtgggaaaaaatTTGGTCGAACTGGATATCTGAAGGAacacatgagaactcatacaggagagaaaccatttagctgctctgagtgtgggaaaagattttctCTCTCAAATACTCTGAAGCAacacatgagaactcatacaggagagaaaccatttagctgctccgAGTGTGAAAAAGCATTTAGATGCAAGTCAGCTCTGAAGGAACACATGAACTCCcacacaggagaaaaaccatACAGTTGCATTGattgtgggaaaagatttggttaCAGGGGAGCAATGAAGATGCACATGACATTGCATACAGGAATAAAACCAGtgagctgctctgagtgtgggaaaggATTTGACCACAAAGGAAAATTGAAG
- the LOC125883955 gene encoding gastrula zinc finger protein XlCGF57.1-like isoform X11, producing MSKVQMLRSLVKQRLTAADGEIFGLFERTIAEYEEELCRSKEENERQRKLLDAVFNPQLRLHRADVQQLLVVKEEVPPEQQEWSSSVDQEDPEPPHIKEDQEDPEPPHIEEDQEDPEPPHIKEDQEDPEPPHIKEEQEDPEPPHIKEDQEDPEPPHIKEDQEELWISQEGEQLQGLEEDDIINFLLTPVPVKSEDDEEKPQSSQLHQRHTEHMEIEVEVEDWGGPEPDTHLQLKSDDKTGKSSEPETDDSDDWTETREPQSGLNSLKTVSDLTGGKKPFSCSECGKRFGRTGHLKEHMKTHTGEKPFSCSECEKAFRCKSALKEHMKTHTGEKPYSCTDCGKRFGNRGTMKMHMTLHTGIKPVSCSECGKGFDNKGKLKIHMRSHTGEKPFSCSVCRKSFMCSGRLRIHMKLHSGESFSCSVCQKSFILKGNLKAHMKTHTGEKPYRCTVCMKSFLQKGTLEEHIRTHTGEKRFRCSVCMKSFTQSGTLKAHMRTHTGEKPHRCTVCMKSFLQKGTLKAHMRTHTGEKPFRCSVCMKSFTQGGILKTHMKTHTG from the exons ATGTCTAAAGTCCAAATGCTGAGATCGTTGGTGAAGCAGCGACTAACTGCGGCTGATGGAGAGATATTTGGGCTGTTTGAAAGAACGATAGCAGAGTACGAGGAGGAACTTTGTCGATCAAAAGAGGAGAACGAGCGACAACGGAAACTACTGGACGCTGTTTTCAACCCTCAGCTTCggttacacagagcag acgtccagcagctgttggtggttaaagaagaggttccccctgagcagcaggagtggagctccagtgtggaccaggaggacccagagcctccacacattaaagaggaccaggaggacccagagcctccacacattgaagaggaccaggaggacccagagcctccgcacattaaagaggaccaggaggacccagagcctccacacattaaagaggaacaggaggacccagagcctccacacattaaagaggaccaggaggacccagagcctccacacattaaagaggaccaggaggaactctggatcagtcaggagggagagcagcttcaagggctggaggaggatgaTATCATCAACTTCCTTCtcactcctgtccctgtgaagagtgaagatgatgaagagaaacctcagtcctcacagcttcatcaaagacacactgaacatATGGAAATAGAAGTTGAAGTAGAGGACTGGGGAGGACCAGAACCAGATACACATCTACAACTTAAGTCTGATGACAAGACTGGAAAGTCTTCTGAGCCtgagactgatgacagtgatgattggACAGAGACCAGAGAACCTCAGTCAGGTTTAAACTCTCTTAAAACTGTCAGTGATTTGACTGGTGGTaaaaaaccatttagctgctctgagtgtgggaaaagatttggtcgAACTGGACATCTGAAGGAACACATGAAgactcatacaggagagaaaccatttagctgctccgAGTGTGAAAAAGCATTTAGATGCAAGTCAGCTCTGAAGGAACACATGAAGACCcacacaggagaaaaaccatACAGTTGCACTGactgtgggaaaagatttggtaATAGGGGAACAATGAAGATGCACATGACATTGCATACAGGAATAAAACCAGtgagctgctctgagtgtgggaaaggATTTGACAACAAAGGAAAATTGAAGATACACATGAGAAGCCATACAGGAGAGAAGCCTTTCAGCTGTTCAGTTTGTAGAAAATCATTTATGTGCAGTGGACGCTTACGCATTCACATGAAATTGCATTCTGGAGAAAGCTTCAGCTGTTCAGTTTGTCAGAAATCTTTTATACTGAAAGGGAACTTGAAAGCACACATGAAAACtcacactggagagaaacctTACAGGTGCACTGTTTGTATGAAATCTTTTCTACAGAAAGGGACCTTGGAGGAACACATAAGAACTCATACTGGAGAGAAACGTTTTCGCTGCAGTGTTTGTATGAAATCCTTTACACAGAGTGGGACCTTGAAAGCACACATGAGAACtcacactggagagaaacctCACAGGTGCACTGTTTGTATGAAATCTTTTCTACAGAAAGGGACCTTGAAAGCACACATGAGAACtcacactggagagaaacctTTTCGCTGTAGTGTTTGTATGAAATCTTTTACACAGGGTGGaattttaaagacacatatgAAAACCCACACAGGATAG
- the LOC125883988 gene encoding gastrula zinc finger protein XlCGF57.1-like has protein sequence MRSHTGEKPYSCSECGKRFSRTGHLKKHMRTHTGEKPFSCSECGKRFSQVENLRKHMRTHTGEKPHSCAECGKRFGQRGALKMHMTLHTGKKTVSCSECGKGFDHKGKLKIHMRTHTGEKPFSCSVCPKSFMHVRRLHIHMKSHTGTSCFSCSVCQKSFILKGNLKAHMRTHTGEKPYRCNVCMKSFAQSGTLHNHMIIHTREKP, from the coding sequence ATGAGATCGCATACTGGAGAGAAACCAtatagctgctctgagtgtgggaaaagattcagTCGAACTGGACATCTGAAGAAACACATGAgaactcacacaggagagaaaccatttagctgctctgagtgtgggaaaagattttctcaagttgaaaatctgaggaaacacatgagaactcacacaggagaaaaaccaCACAGCTGCGcagagtgtgggaaaagatttggtcaAAGGGGAGCGTTGAAGATGCACATGACATTGcatactggaaaaaaaacagtgagctgctctgagtgtgggaaaggATTTGACCACAAAGGAAAATTGAAAATacacatgagaactcatacaggagagaaacctttCAGCTGTTCAGTTTGTCCGAAATCATTTATGCACGTTAGACGTTTACACATTCACATGAAATCGCATACCGGAACAAGCTGCTTCAGCTGTTCAGTTTGTCAGAAATCGTTTATACTGAAAGGGAACTTGAAAGCACACATGAGAACtcacactggagagaaaccatacagGTGCAATGTTTGTATGAAATCTTTTGCACAGAGTGGAACTTTACATAATCATATGATAATCCACACAAGAGAGAAACCTTAA